In Prosthecomicrobium sp. N25, one DNA window encodes the following:
- a CDS encoding heavy-metal-associated domain-containing protein has translation MITLKVEGMTCMGCVKSVKNAIGAADPAAAVSVDLETGKVEVDTKLGRDAVVSAVEAAGYDVAAAA, from the coding sequence ATGATTACGCTGAAGGTGGAAGGCATGACCTGCATGGGCTGCGTCAAGAGCGTCAAGAACGCCATCGGGGCGGCCGACCCGGCCGCGGCCGTCTCGGTCGACCTGGAGACCGGCAAGGTCGAGGTCGACACGAAGCTCGGCCGCGACGCGGTCGTGTCGGCGGTCGAGGCCGCCGGCTACGACGTGGCGGCGGCGGCGTGA